In the genome of Lasioglossum baleicum unplaced genomic scaffold, iyLasBale1 scaffold0142, whole genome shotgun sequence, the window tcgttttcaggattgcaagggtgcgggattcgcctcttattctcatctctcgataataatacaaacacggggtttttcactagtcaaaaacgctagataaaagatcgatctaggacactatctgcctcaaaagttctattttttcgtttacgaggcgtaattggcattattcggcagcatgtagctatgaaaatagcttgtatgcttccgaataatgcaaattacggtgacgactaatgccaatttcgcctcgtaaacggaaaataggacttttgaggcagatagtgtcctagatcgatcttttatctagcgtttttaactagtgaaaaaccccgtgtttgtattattatcgagagatgagaagagacgaatcccgcacccttgcaatcctggaaaaaggctatactggaactgcaattactcgaattaatattcggacgttctaaaaaagacgagaacttttttaatattgtactaaacgatttgaacttttttggggagctacagcaattagtttactacaggatgtgaaaagaaattttttcataaattgcaattgatcggaattgtatgaaaaaatactaagagttgcattttacaacttttttatgtgggcccatattgaaaaattgaaaaatacgctttgtagatctgtgtcgactaaacatattttgaaaatttcgtcaaaatcggttgacgttgcaatgagctacaaacgtttaaagatggtaaaaatcgcagattttcagcctacatcgaagaattacatctttcaaggcctgtcgttttttctcgcatcaaccgatttcgatgaaactttcacagtgcacattatttccgcaggcctacaaaacgtactttttaaattttcaatataggcccgcgcgaaaaagttgtaaaatgtaacttttagtattttctctgcaattccgaccaaatgcattttttgaaaaaatttcttttcacatcctgcagtaaactaattgttccagctcccccaaaaaattcaaatcgtatagtacaatattaaaaaagttatcatcttctttagatcgtccgaatattaattcgcgtaactgtacgtattaggggataattaatgtattactggtttattgatttatgtgtaggtttactcttaatgtaactgtaaagaaaattacggcgaggggggaagaacgtaacattcaatttgtacatatagtttccatctctcttgcgatcaatgcagacaatttttattttgcacaaagatccgcagtctaggaaaaataatatagatataatagaaataaataaaatttaatatttttttatatcgggtttattatttcgttttcattcagaatcggtatttggaattgtcggtaaaaaggaagactgctacatatttgtacaatatgtagaaattcatttcaccgacattaccaacattactgacataacctcaccgacggtgctgccctgtataacggcatccgccgctccacgcagactccacgagctgccttccatttggacggaagaagctgccctctagatgctgtgacggcggtgGACGGCGGACTTTGTTACATCTATGCGCATTTCTGGAAGCCCAGGTGGCAtgaactccacactctttctagatgtactccaaccgttgctccgagcagccaataagcggcgtctggaaccgtactgccctccaaattcactccacgctctggactgtccctggcagttccaaactgtgctatcagggcaggtttagagaagtgtctaattgtattagtgtattgtaatagtgataatttatccgacgagtgtatatttacaaaagtaagtacttccattgctgttatttgttaccgttagtgttttttgctgatgcccttccgctatattcgaagtttactatggggttggcaagaaagtcaaagaaagtactttcggtattgtaagggggtagactgctttttctaggattgcaagggtgcgggattgcaattgattgcaatcctggaaacgagtctaccgccctaatgtgtaaataagtgtgaagtcaaaaaatgaacaaaaattggtcatatttccattccttcattctatttgctatttttctaaatatattctttaattaaatatatttacgtcgtaattacatatatgtttaaattagtctctaaattttaccatacttttcaattcttagaatatatacacacaaatggagatgcctacaaatacatggaccgttgtccaatttttggcggacggaacggtagaagcggtgccaaatagttggctggaaggcgacaaatgttattggccaccggtacacaaatcaaaattgagcaacgcaatccaacaatgtgaactgcctcaaccttcgtgggagcacttttctgtaaagatcttcaaaaacagtacctttggtaagttaaagtagttacacaccatacatgtataattaaaataataattatataatgcttctagacggctacacgaaggctagaagaaaagcaaaggaggccgaagagaccaatgacttgtttaataaatacacttaaaatagctgacgtttatctttcattttcattaaattaacagaatgtgatatgctacataacaattttttattttaggcagcagaagtgcacaatacggggggcacaacagctacaactttgccaggaaagtctaggtatcattatgactgacgtgctggcatggcggtctgctatagctgattgggccggaagggcaaaaaaccgtttgcaaattatcgaacggccagccttgttatatgtaattatcacccttattttaatattattattataatgattattcatgtacaaattaataaacaaagatattcttattcaaggtgcagcggagaaagccaaagtggacggcagccggaagaaacatgaacaaagcgagtgtgaccaagtgattttaatttcaatatatctgtggttatcaggaagaacgccgcatgtcacatatactttcactttcgatcgctaatactttgacataggaggttggttaaattgcattgttgtctgagccttccaaacgtgtttccatgactttttttctggtaaatatgtacagtagcagacaaaagtgtaagaccgctctaaagaagacgataacttttttaatattttactatacgatttgaacttttttgagaaactagagcaattagtttatactaaaggacgcgaaaagaaattttttcaaaaattgcaattgatcggaattgttgaaaaaatactaaaagttgattgtttatttaaacatatcctgaaaatttcgtcaaaatcggtcgacgttgcaatgagctacaaacgtttaaagatggtaaaaattgcagattttcggcaataaatcgtgaaaatctgcaatttctaccatctttaaacgtttgtagctcattgcaacgtcgaccgatttttacgaaattttcaggatatgtttgattgacacagatctacacaaaacgtgttttttaaattttcaatataggcccacataaaataattaaaaaatcaacttttagtattttttcaacaattccgatcaattgcaatttttgaaaaaatttcttttcacatcctttagtaaactaattgctctagcttcccaaaaaagttcaaatcgtatagtacaatattaaaaaagttatcgtcttctttagagcggtcttaaacttttgtccgctactgtaaatcctatactctaaagtctaaagctcaatgaatgcataaactcgaatttttgaaattctgacatgcggcgtttttccttacaaccacagacattatcagtaatattttattttcacttttatattttattttaatttttatattttttaattttagtatacagggtgaggcgccagaaacaggccccctgaataagcattaatcagatgttagtagcttttttgtagatggacgcgtaaaggacatgtgaaggtcaacttaatttttttaaatggaatgaggtattttttaatacatcaattatgcagctggacattcattataaaaaagtactaacctatgtatgtcgaaaaattagtagttcaggggatatttcaatttaaataactctaaaataccattactgtcgtactaagacgttaatgtttacttacttatgtaacgtcttagtacgacagtaatggtattttagatttatttaaattgaaatatctcctgaactattaacttttcgacatacataggtccagctgcatcattgatgtattaaaaaatacctcattccatttaaaaaaattaagttgaccttcacatgtcctttacgcgtccacctgtaaaaaaataatacactacataatgtaccccttcagaccatgcaacttctgtatacaaaactttttcgtgcaacgcatactttggaagttattataggtgtgcaagttgcgtggaccaccctgtatactgattctgatgtttcaactgtatattttattcaatttttatattttaatttaagtgtattaattttaatgttttaagtgcgtgatattgtattttaattttaatactttatttctaatatattaattctaatgttttaagtgcgtgatattttattctgaatgtagtattttattttacgcatactttggaagttatttattggtgtgcaagttgcgtggaccaccctgtatactgattctgatgtttcaactgtatattttatttcaatttttatattttaatttaagtgtattaattttaatgttttaagtgcgtgatattgtattttaattttaatactttatttctaatatattaattctaatgttttaagtgcgtgatattttattctgaatgtagtattttattttacgcatactttggaagttatttattggtgtgcaagttgcgtggaccaccctgtatactgattctgatgtttcaactgtatattttatttcaatttttatattttaatttaagtgtattaattttaatgttttaagtgcgtgatattgtattttaattttaatactttatttctaatatattaattctaatgttttaagtgcgtgatattttattctgaatgtagtattttattttacgcatactttggaagttatttattggtgtgcaagttgcgtggaccaccctgtatactgattctgatgtttcaactgtatatttcatttcaatttttatattttaatttaagtatattaattttaatgttttaagtgcgtgatattgtattttaattttaatactttatttctaatatatattagaatttaatatattaattttaatgttttatatatattattttatatatatttttattttatagatagtacatatattattataataaactatttgttcgtttactttaaactattatcgtaaattgatttttccctcccactcccttttcgcataaatacgtctctctaacaagctcaagagacttctgaaagtcgcctaaaagatgcccgacagagtcgtggaacatgtctctacaatgcctgaaacacgactaacagtcattctcaagaccactttaagacaggcaactttgtaacaaacgaccttccgGAGCCCTTGTAGAGACTTTCCGGAGACATTCGCAGACATCTTTCAGACATTTGAATGTCTAGCGGCAGACATCTTTCTGCTATCTTTGAGCTGTATCTGTGCTGGTTGGGAATGCCAAAGGaggaagataaatggttcgaagagaactacatctgtaggcctttagattttttttagatgcagcagtgcatgtgcaatttacaattgcatcatttctttaaatagaaatgcatattgttttttacacagatcgattcttctgttcattctacgtaaaaaatgattagggtacacatggcaaaaaattattagatctcgagatattttcaaaaaatgtctttattgaagaagatgctcaaacgcttctccattacattctaaacatttcttataacgtttttttattgtttgcataactgtgtttatacatcaatacgttggccagcccgttcacctgatttaagtccccttgacttttttctgtggggttatttgaaacatagaatttattcaaaccccatagattctgtagagaatctgagagaaagaatcatactggaatgtgcagcaataactgcagataatttaaacgcagttatgcaaaaaataaaaaccatttatctttctcctttggcatttttttgtaaatgcaataataacggaattatgacttgtaacaattgcgtgaatcaccctgtatacttaaaatttaaaaaatacgttttatagatttgtgtcaattaaacatattctgaaaatttcagggtaaccctaaagttattcttctaaattttagtagaaaaattggttttcaatttggtttaattaataataactgtgcctaaaaatatgaaaaaaattggagacagtattgatgacagtaagtatttcatcattaaattaatttccaagatggtggcttttaaacttcgatataaaatctgtgtttcttcgaaatcttccggcttttttattttttacaactagagtttgcaacaaaagctcgggaaaaattaaaatacttctatgaatataatttatattattagagatttatatattagttacatattttatataaaataatatgaatTGTATGTcataatcctggccaatgatgatgtaggatctgatccaggctaaagatgatgtaggatctgatccaggctaaagatgatgtaggatctgatccaggctaaagatgatgtaggatctgatccaagctaaagatgatgtaggatcttgtccatgctaaagatgatgtaggagctgatccaggctaagtactagactagggggcagcactatatgggcacggccaaaacccgggcgtgagcactctcatatactctctgaccGTGTAGGGGCCGCTTTATAGATAAACAGACATTCGAATTCGAATCTCTTATATAGTTTTATATATCAGTgtcttattttaaatataagttAATTGCGTGTAAGTTACCAAATGATTCGTGTCATTTCATAACTATTTAACAAATCCTTCAAATTGATCAACATCGATTAAAATGCTTCGGCGAACACTATCCAATAAAATATCTTTTCCGAAGAATGTTTGGTTAGGATCTTACAATAAGTTCTCTAACAATATAACTAAAGACGACGATAGTGGATCACAAACAACCGAAGAATCTGTAAACAATGCCGAACCCGTGTACGATACAGAAGAAGTCACTAAACTACTGGAACAATCCGCAACATACACAAACACCGGTGATACCAATTGGGCAACGACACCGTATCCAAAGGATATCACAATTCCGACCGAAACGAAACGGCAGCAAATAGATCCAACAACTACCTCTGTTTTATTATTTCCTGGTCAAGGAACAATCAAAGTTGGCATGATCAAGAAATACATACATTATCCTGCTGCCAAAGAGCTTTTCGAAATAGCAAACGAGATTGTCGGTTACAATATATTAAACATTTGTTTAAACGGACCGCAGGACAAGTTAGACAGAACCGAGTTCAATCAAATCGCTACGGTGGTCACATCGCTGGCTGCATTGGAAAAAGTTCGCGAGGACAGACCTAGCGTATTCAACAATTGCGTAGCCGCAGCTGGTTACAGCGTAGGAGAAATAACTGCTTTGATTTTAGCTGGCGTTCTGTCATTCGAAGATGGAATTAGGTTGGTGCACGTCCGAGGCAAAGCTATGCAGCAAGCCTCAGGCTTAGTGCCGCAAGGGATGATGTCTATTACGATTACGCCGAGGTCAAAGGTTTCAGAAGCTTGTAGAGAGGCGGAGAAATGGGCAATGGACTCGGGTGTTGAGAAGCCTATGTGCCGGTAAACTATAATTATGAatacactccgggacgaaaGGATAGCatactttgaaattaatgtaacttCTGtatattaacacgttccgtgccacatGTACCACCAGTGGTACACGTTAAACTTGAtcttgaaaaatcaaagtaaatattagaaattcaattctttttatatacatattttcaatgTGTCGCTCTTAATATACAGAGTAGTCCACCTAAATGcgaccacctaaatatctcctccaaTTGTGGGGGTACAAAGAATATTTTGTGTACTATTTGAACGGTTTGAAGGAACCATTATATTGCAAACAATATTATTTCCGAAAGTCTATTGGACCTTATACGAAGGTCTATCGGAAATAATATTGTTTGCAATATAATGGTTCCTTCAAACCGTTCAAATAGTACACAAAATATTCTTTGTACCCCCACAAttggaggagatatttaggtggccgtatttaagtggaccaccctgtatatgaatgaaatgaaacgaagcttcattaacttatctatGTTTGTTTAAagaagtagaattattaacgaaacatGGAGAGAATTAATCGATAAAGACCAATGCCT includes:
- the Beg gene encoding malonyl-CoA-acyl carrier protein transacylase beg — translated: MLRRTLSNKISFPKNVWLGSYNKFSNNITKDDDSGSQTTEESVNNAEPVYDTEEVTKLLEQSATYTNTGDTNWATTPYPKDITIPTETKRQQIDPTTTSVLLFPGQGTIKVGMIKKYIHYPAAKELFEIANEIVGYNILNICLNGPQDKLDRTEFNQIATVVTSLAALEKVREDRPSVFNNCVAAAGYSVGEITALILAGVLSFEDGIRLVHVRGKAMQQASGLVPQGMMSITITPRSKVSEACREAEKWAMDSGVEKPMCRVAIYLCTEKKIIAGNNEALEYIEKNKKQFGLANVTRLPVSGAFHTPLMEPSLKHVSRIISSLTLDEPRCKIYSNYKAEPYKSTSCVKKYICKQIVSPVKWEQCIQRIYNRPQEMQFPTTYDIGSEGRMRTILKFINAKASRACTVI